A section of the Triplophysa dalaica isolate WHDGS20190420 chromosome 8, ASM1584641v1, whole genome shotgun sequence genome encodes:
- the LOC130427042 gene encoding interferon-induced GTP-binding protein Mx-like isoform X2 → MISTSVLVCPVSSEYTCFFLSSTLFYDKFMGSFRRARKGPSRRGNIASGLNQHYEEKVRPCIDLVDHLRTLGVEKDLNLPAIAVIGDQSSGKSSVLEALSGVALPRGTGIVTRCPLVLKLKRVKKEDTWHGLLSFKDQYKKLKNPAEIENAVLDAQTALAGKGEGISSEMITLEIQSSDVPDLTLIDLPGIARVATGNQPKDIEKQIKDLIEKFIKKQETISLVVVPANIDIATTEALQMAFRVDPNGSRTLGILTKPDLVDKGMEETVVKTVNNLVIPLYKGYMIVKCRGQQDINDKLTLAKALDKERTFFDENPHYRSLLEDGKATIPFLAERLTKELVLHISKSLPQLKKQLEMKLAKTTDDLKVLGDGVPLDRHERDNFLIMKLRQFNDVLEGVKRAEEDIKNSDMRVFTKIRKEFSRWKCLLDDKTVRTEEHLRDEVEEYIRNRRGKELPGFVNYGTFESIVKKHIEELEEPALKLLKDVTDIVHSCVNTIVSHHFKAFSCLMRAAKDPIEDFLENEFRKAEEKVLSQFRMEKIVYSQDSLYSRQLEAVKQQPSTTGFVFSKGRSISADVREMAQHLNAYLMITSDRLANQVPLIVQYHMLDQYISLLQNAMLAMIGRNITEDLLKEDSDVASKRKELIERLGRLKSAGKVMSKFVISAH, encoded by the exons ATGATATCCACGTCAGTGCTTGTATGTCCAGTGTCCAGTGAGTATACCTGCTTCTTTCTGTCCTCAACTCTTTTCTACGACAAATTTATGGGAAGTTTTAGGAGGGCTAGAAAAG GTCCTTCAAGGCGAGGAAATATAGCTAGTGGTCTGAACCAACACTATGAAGAAAAGGTGCGTCCCTGTATTGACCTTGTGGACCATCTCAGAACACTAGGTGTTGAGAAGGACCTGAACCTGCCAGCTATTGCTGTTATAGGTGACCAGAGCTCAGGAAAGAGTTCTGTATTAGAGGCGCTGTCTGGAGTGGCACTGCCCAGAGGAACAG GTATCGTCACTCGATGTCCCCTTGTGCTCAAATTGAAGAGAGTGAAAAAAGAAGACACCTGGCATGGATTGTTGTCATTCAAGGATCAATACAAGAAACTCAAAAATCCAGCAGAAATAGAGAATGCTGTCTTGGATG CTCAAACAGCATTGGCTGGAAAAGGAGAAGGAATCAGTTCTGAAATGATCACTCTAGAGATCCAGTCGAGTGATGTCCCTGATCTTACTCTCATTGACCTGCCAGGCATTGCTAGGGTTGCCACTGGCAACCAGCCTAAAGACATCGAGAAACAG ATTAAAGATCTAATTgaaaagtttattaaaaaacaagagACTATCAGTTTGGTGGTTGTGCCGGCAAACATTGATATTGCCACCACTGAAGCACTACAGATGGCATTCAGAGTGGATCCAAACGGTTCCAGGACACTGG GTATTCTGACTAAGCCAGATTTGGTGGACAAAGGCATGGAGGAGACCGTAGTCAAAACCGTTAACAATCTTGTGATACCACTTTACAAGGGCTACATGATTGTTAAGTGCCGGGGCCAGCAAGATATCAATGACAAACTTACTCTGGCCAAAGCCTTGGATAAAGAAAGAACGTTTTTTGATGAAAATCCTCATTACAG GTCTCTTCTTGAGGATGGTAAAGCTACAATACCCTTTCTTGCAGAAAGACTCACTAAAGAACTGGTTTTGCACATATCC AAATCACTTCCACAGTTAAAGAAACAGCTTGAGATGAAACTAGCTAAGACCACTGATGATCTCAAAGTGCTTGGAGATGGTGTTCCTCTTGATCGACATGAAAGAGACAATTTTCTGATTATG AAACTCAGGCAGTTCAATGATGTACTTGAAGGAGTAAAAAGAGCTGAAGAAGACATAAAAAATTCAGACATGAGGGTCTTCACCAAAATTAGAAAGGAGTTTAGCAGATGGAAATGCCTCCTGGATGACAAAACTGTTAGGA CGGAGGAACACCTTCGAGATGAGGTTGAAGAGTACATTAGAAATCGGAGAGGAAAGGAGCTTCCTGGATTTGTTAACTACGGAACATTTGAGAGCATTGTCAAGAAACATATCGAGGAGCTAGAGGAACCTGCATTAAAACTCCTCAAGGATGTCACAG ATATTGTTCATTCTTGTGTGAACACCATTGTTAGCCATCACTTCAAGGCGTTCTCTTGCCTCATGAGGGCTGCTAAAGATCCAATTGAAGATTTTCTTGAAAATGAGTTTCGGAAAGCGGAGGAGAAAGTGCTGTCTCAGTTTAGGATGGAGAAGATTGTGTACTCTCAAGACTCTCTCTACAGTCGCCAGCTAGAAGCTGTAAAACAGCAACCAAGCACAACTGgctttgttttttcaaaggGTAGGAGCATCAGTGCCGATGTACGAGAGATGGCACAGCACCTCAATGCCTATTTAATG ATCACCTCTGACCGTCTGGCTAACCAAGTGCCGCTGATAGTTCAGTACCACATGCTGGATCAGTACATATCTCTGCTTCAGAATGCGATGCTTGCCATGATTGGAAGAAACATTACAGAAGATCTGCTCAAAGAAGATTCTGATGTTGCTAGTAAAAGAAAAGAGCTGATCGAGCGCCTGGGGCGCCTAAAGTCTGCTGGCAAAGTTATGTCCAAGTTTGTGATTTCTGCACACTGA